The Blastocatellia bacterium genome contains the following window.
GGATCTCGTCCAGCGCACCGAGTCCGAGATGCTCAAGATGAAGAATTTCGGTCGCAAATCGCTCAACGAGGTGAAGGAAGTCCTCGCCAGCATGGGCCTTTCCTTCGGCATGAAGTTCGATGAGACGGGACAGGTGATCAAGTGAGCACACCGGCGCTGTGAGGGCTGGAGGGATTCCGTCAGCTCGTGAAAGGGGAGAGTTCCTATGCGTCATCGGGTTGATCATCGGAAATTACGACGGACGCGAGAGCACCGGGAGGCGCTTCTGCGCAATTTGTGCACCTCGCTCATCAACGAAGGGCGCGTGGTCACCACGCTCGCCAAAGCCAAAGAGTTACGCCGATTCGCCGAACGCGCCATCACCCTCGCCCGACAGGGAACCGTGGCGGAGTCGCCCGTCACCACTTTGAATTGCTGGCGTCGCGCCGCCCGCTACGTCATGGGCGGACACTCGCAGGTTCGCTTCCGCGCCTACAAGAAGCAACCGGTGCGAACCGTGGAGCGAACAGCGGGCGTGCGGGCGCTCAAGAAGCTCTTCGAGGAGCTGGGACCGAAGTACCGCGACCGGGCCGGCGGCTATACGCGAATCGTAAAACTCGGCTGGCGAAAAGGCGATGGAGCCCCTCTGGCGCTCGTCGAGCTCG
Protein-coding sequences here:
- the rplQ gene encoding 50S ribosomal protein L17 — protein: MRHRVDHRKLRRTREHREALLRNLCTSLINEGRVVTTLAKAKELRRFAERAITLARQGTVAESPVTTLNCWRRAARYVMGGHSQVRFRAYKKQPVRTVERTAGVRALKKLFEELGPKYRDRAGGYTRIVKLGWRKGDGAPLALVELVTEEQKKS